The Rhizoctonia solani chromosome 4, complete sequence genome contains a region encoding:
- a CDS encoding gamma-glutamyltranspeptidase translates to MVLRTPPRPPSAMLLNVIAYLGLVSLVSASPAYYLPRELAESKTSTYGKHGAVATEIKQCSDLGVELLKKGGNAADAMIGAQLCVGTVAAYHSGIGGGGFMLVRSPNGTYETIDFREFAPGAATELMYVNKTGSPSQVGGLAVAVPGELRGFEALHKRHGKLPWKKIFEPVIELSKGFEVSRELAKVLAGNLTYITEDPLWAAVYAPNGKVAVAGQTIRRPTYAKTLQRIANEGVNAFYTGSIAKNIISTAQNNGGIITLEDLEKYQVVIRKPVQIKYRNYTITSCPAPSSGIIALSALGILENFDISNSSSINTTTHLLDEAIKFAYGQRMSVGDPAFVKNVTDLQTFYLQKSTSKELADKISLSTTFPSYYYNPDNYTAQRESGTSHLVAADASGLVVSLTSTVNYYFGSQLMTKDGIILNDEMDDFSTPGTSNGFGYIATPANYIAPYKRPLSSISPTIVEDNEGNFRFATGAAGGSRIITATLQSLWHVLDQGMDVQSAINSPRLHDQIVPLTTTFEYTYDNSTTAYMAALGHNVSWVAPGQSVVQGVTRDRNGVFAAASDGRKLDSGATIY, encoded by the exons ATGGTCCTCCGAACTCCACCTCGACCTCCTTCAGCCATGTTGTTGAATGTGATCGCATACCTAGGTTTGGTGTCCCTAGTGTCGGCATCCCCGGCCTATTATTTGCCTCGTGAACTAGCAGAAAGCAAGACATCGACCTACGGGAAACATGGTGCAGTTGCGACCGAAATTAAGCAATGCTCGGACTTAGGAGTCGAGCTCCTTAAAAAAGGAGGAAATGCGGCCGATGCT ATGATCGGAGCTCAACTTTGCGTTGGAACTGTTGCTGCGTACCATTCAGGTATTGGCGGAGGTGGATTCATGCTAGTTCGATCGCCCAATGGGACCTATGAGACC ATCGACTTTCGGGAATTTGCTCCGGGTGCTGCCACAGAGCTCATGTATGTGAACAAGACCGGATCCCCCTCTCAGGTAGGAGGACTGGCTGTAGCCGTGCCTGGAGAGCTACGAGGGTTCGAAGCACTTCACAAACGACACGGAAAGTTGCCTTGGAAAAAGATATTCGAACCGGTAATCGAACTATCAAAGGG ATTTGAGGTTTCCCGTGAACTCGCAAAAGTGTTGGCCGGTAACCTTAC GTATATCACAGAGGATCCTCTTTGGGCTGCCGTCTACGCGCCCAATGGTAAGGTCGCTGTTGCAGGTCAGACCATCCGTCGGCCAACGTATGCCAAAACTCTGCAGAGGATTGCTAATGAAG GGGTTAATGCATTTTACACCGGTTCCATTGCGAAGAATATCATTTCCACGGCACAAAACAACGGAGGAATTATTACGCTGGAAGATCTTGAAA AGTACCAAGTTGTCATTCGAAAGCCAGTTCAGATA AAATACAGAAACTATACCATCACATCTTGCCCAGCACCATCTTCGGGCATCATTGCACTCTCTGCACTGGGAATATTAGAGAATTTTGATATTTCGAATTCTTCTAGTATCAACACAACAACCCACCTGTTGGATGAAGCAATCAAGTTCGCAT ACGGACAGCGTATGAGTGTTGGTGATCCCGCATTCGTGAAGAATGTAACCGATTTGCAAACCTTTTACCTTCAGAAGAGTACATCAAAGGAATTGGCAGACAAGATCTCCCTGAGCACTACCTTCCCATCCTATTATTATAATCCCGATAATTACACTGCTCAACGGGAATCTGGGACTTCGCATCTGGTAGCTGCAGATGCATCGGGTCTGGTTGTTTCCCTCACAAGTACTGTTAATTACTATTTTGGATCACAACTAATGACGAAGGACGGGATCATTCTCAATGATGAAATG GATGACTTTTCTACTCCCGGAACCTCCAATGGATTTGGTTACATCGCAACACCTGCTAATTACATCGCGCCCTACAAACGCCCCTTATCATCGATTAGTCCAACGATAGTTGAAGACAATGAAGGAAACTTCCGCTTCGCAACTGGTGCAGCTGGAGGTTCGCGAATTA TCACTGCAACCCTTCAATCGCTATGGCATGTTCTTGATCAGGGTATGGATGTGCAAAGCGCCATCAATTCCCCGAGGCTACATGACCAGATTGTCCCGCTTACCACAAC GTTCGAATACACTTATGACAACTCCACAAC CGCGTACATGGCTGCGTTGGGCCATAACGTGAGCTGGGTAGCTCCGGGGCAGAGTGTAGTACAAGGGGTTACTCGTGATCGTAATGGG GTGTTTGCCGCTGCTAGCGATGGCCGCAAGTTAGATTC